The Ptychodera flava strain L36383 chromosome 14, AS_Pfla_20210202, whole genome shotgun sequence genome segment TAAACGATGCTTAACTTGCTTGCGGCCTAAATGTCAGGGCGAAATTCTCCAGATCAAAGGTAGACACTTGTTCTCCTCTGTGAGAAGTCCCGGGGCTGTAGCGCCTCGGTTCCTGTAAACGACAGTAACCACCTGAGAAGTAAACGGTACTTGAGGGCGCTATGCACAGCCTCTTTGCTCAACGTGCACCACAACCGGGCAAGGAGCTTCAGTAGTCATCTCACAAGTGACCCCTATATAATTTTATTCGTGTCCAAAAATACTGACGACTTAATATGGCCGTAAACAAGAATACTATGAACTCTTGCAGACGTTCTTTCAACTGTGTAGCAGATTGATAAATTGTcagaaatttacataatttgccAGGGAAAATTTATGTTCTCTCTGCTGCTCCCAACCAGATCTGGCTTGGCACTTTCAGAGGGAAAAATTGCCAAGAAGTCCAGCTCCTTGACCTGGTGTCGTAGTCTGTCATCAAAATTGTGATGACACCACCTGGAAAGTATGTCTACATGCTGATCAGCTTTCCAAGCTGAATAAATAAGAATGTGTGGTTATAATGTGTATGAATGTTGGAACAGTTTTGAAGTTTGGAATAGGGGTGCCCTTTATTTTTATCCTTTTGCTGTCTGAAACTGGGTAGATGGTTTTAACTCACGCTTGAAGTAGGATGTCATAAGGTTTGTATAACCGGTATGTCAATTGTATTAgtcatgtatatttatttaccaACTAATAATGACTCATCAATcagaaatattcataaattgAACATCATGCCTCTACAGCTAGTTTGGGAAGTACAAACTATTGGTACCACAAGAAATTTCAATCTTTGTACTAGTATACTAAATGAAGCCATACACAATGACATCATATGAGCAATTTAAGTATTGTAACTTTATCATACATTTTTTGCCCATTCACGTCATTTGATTCAAAGATGattattatgataaaaaaaCATCCCTAAAATAATAAGATGATCTATACATGGATATCTACAGGCCTGGCTTTCACATACTGATTCAAAGTGACCAGTGGTCAACAATCCTAAAGTGCCTTGCGGGAAACAAGAAAAATACTCAAGACAGCTTGAGGGGTTGATGTAGAATTTTTATTTCTATAGCTTTGTCCATATCttgtgtttattttgtgtttcacaCATctatacatatttactgcaaaGAATTAGCCATGTAATAGCAATTACCACTGATACATGATCACTGTTCAAGACCAATAACATTTATTTAAAAGACAATTTTCTAAGTCCCTGGTTTTGCTATTTCTTCAGGGAAACTCTGTCCTGGCTTCATAACCTGTCTGACATTAAAATTGATGCGAGTTTCATGAAGATAATCAGCAAACGGTTTCCAATTGTCCTCGTCTTTCAGATATTTCATGTCCTCATCAAATTGTTTAAAGACACTGTCAAGGTCATAGCATTGTGAGTTTGTGGTAGTTTGTGACTGGTCATCACTCTGAGTTGAAGTCCTGTGTGAGGTTTTGTTCTGGAACTGTAAATTACTGTCACCCACTTGTGTGTGGGTGCTTGATGAGTGTTTTGGATCTATGTTTGCACTTGAAGTGTTCATCTGGGTTGATTCATTCTCCACACAGTGATGTTCTGGAGGTCTTTCCTCAACTGTCGTCTCCCCCGTTCTCTGGTCACACTCATATTTTCCAGACGCTTCTTCAGTGAACTTGAAACATTCCGGAACTGGTTTTCCCTTGGCTGGTGGTAAAATCCTTGGCACTGAGTGATAACACCACCGTGTTTCCCCTGACATGATCATGACATCACCACTCTTCAGAAACACAGCGTCTGGTTTCACATCCCTGGTCTTTCCTCCTTGTAAATATATGGCTGTCTGACCAAAGCTGGGAAGAACACAGAGAATGGTGTTACTGTACGATAGTGTAAGACACAGTAATCTTGTTCACTGGGTGTGAGTTTGAcatcagtatttttcaaaattattttaagagTTGCCACAGTTTACAGCTTTCTCTGGTCAGTGTGGAAAACCTTTTTCCAGGGTGAATTACCTACACCAACATAATCATCATGGCATATTAAAActtatgttctatttttgttttcatgagaaTATAGTtggaaaattattaaaatgtatGACACTGCTAATTGAAACCAACTACCAGTGATGGCtattttctattgttttgtttattataATTGTAGGAAACTGCAAACTATGATCACCTACCTAAAGGAAAGCAGAGGAGCTGACATATCAAACTCTGCCTCATCTACATGGCCTCCAAGTGTAGAGCTCATGTTGTAATAGTTCACAATACCAGCCTGGGCATGATACTGTCTGAATCCCAACACACTGGCTAGACACTTTGTCAATGCACCTATGTCACTGGGCAAACTGGACCAGATTTCCTTGCCGTAATACTCCTTCTTGCCCCAATTATAGTGGTAGCCCAAGGTAACCCATCTCAGTTTGCTCAGAAAGTCTGTATTTTCAGGCGGATCTGTGGAGTACAGTGAAGGGTCTCTGATGGAAAGATAAGGTGAACAAGAGTTAAATGGGTTAATAATCTTTTATGGGAAAGACAGTTTAATGATCATGCTATGGGTACGTTGACCACAGGTCAGTCAAAAAGCAACTGTAACATTTTGGTCATTCCAGAGTAAACTGTTGATCTTCCACCAAAGAAAGTTTGCAGTAAACAATACACATTAACACACACATTAATAAATATGACTCTGCTCTTTCACTAAAAACTTAAGAGTGACTTAATGTAAGCCTATTTATTTTACTCAGGTATATTCTCTGACACCTATTAAAAGTTATATAATGTCTTATTCTTGTTGTGAGACCTAGCCTTAGGGATATACTTTTTTTATACATCAGTGCTGTAGTTTTTTAGCATTGAGCACTTCATGTCATTGCGCGGACAGCTTAAAGTTTGGTGCATGTTACATACCTTTTATGAATTCTGCTCTCCCAGATGTTATCAGACTCAGCAACCTCCATGTACAAGTCTAAGTTACGCATATTTGGCTTCTCAGGGAAATCTTTGAGACTCCTTTTGACCCAGTACCTTTGGTAACCAGGAATAAATGGATTCACGATGAAGATGAACCCTGCAGAAATGTTAAGGTATGGGATTTGTAATAATTCAGTGGGATACCCTGGTACCAAATATTCATATCTTACACAAAGTACCAAGTAACCTGCCAGACATTATGCAAGCAACAGTAAGTTTCAAGTGCCATAATTTATTTTAACTCCCTAAATTGTGCCTCTCTGAGTGAAAGAATATTATGCTCcatcagaaaataaaataagaaataccaaagaaactgaaagaaaaatgaaaagtgtCTTCATTACctttaaacaaaaaaacaaattcaaacaaGGTGTGGTAATTTGAAACTTGATAGAAAAGAAGCATATGGGCATCATTTgccaaaaaattttaaaaaataatgtcaaattcaCAAACATCGTTCTTCATTTAGTCAGCATAATAatcacatacacagacacataAATATTCAGAGAGCTTGGGGAAAGCCACTCATACACATtaaatgttttgtaatttttaacaATAATGAAATATATGATCCTCTGTTCTTTCATGGTTATCAAtcaatgggtcacttttcatagTGTCGTTGAACATGCAATTTCTCAACATATCTTTCAGTACCTGGTGATTCTTTCAATCTATACACCTTCCATTCCTTCACTGGTTTCAATCCAAATTTGTTCAGAACAAGTTCATCTTGACAGCAAGTACTGTCCAAATTGTAGGCCTCAATCTGAACAGCGATAAAAGAAAGACAATTAAGTGCAACATGAGTGATAGGACCCAGCAGCATGATAGAAATGAGAATTTGATTTAAGTGATGACATACATATAGTGAGGGTAACTGACAGCAATGTaactaatatttcattttaagatACAGGTTTGGGTAGCTGCAAacttgtagctctacggtgaggcggtcagtgatttttggtttttgcaacctcgctcaccagtagtgCTACAATGCCAAAGGCCCTATTGAATTTAAGTACGATCTCAGTGTAGTGCACTCAAGATACCAAATGTATACGTTCTGCTGTGTATCATTGCACCTATCTATCAAAAAAGAACACTTTAGAATCGTCTAGACTAACCATTTGGGGATTGAAAATCGCCTGGGACACAGCGATCACACTCGACAATGATCATTGACAAACGAAAAATTACGCGTGTGTCTGCTATGTGTTTAACACGTCcggtatttgcatattgtacaaTGGGTGTGCTACATAGCTTTGTAGCTACTGGTGAGCAAGGccacaaaaaccaaaaatcaccgactgcctcaccgtagagctacaagtTTGCAGATTCAGGTTGGGGTATTTATCTTGAAAACAAACCTTCACAACCCTGAacatcatgggtcatgaatCAATTTACCACCATCAAAGTAATATTACCTGATTTTGTGGAAAGTTTAGGGAATTTCAACTAAATCTTTATCCCAATGATATAATATTTGCAAATACTGACCATCCAAGAATTGTCCTCCCTAGCATTTGAATCATTTGTCTGATTCCAAGCCCCGATGTCTTTGGCTGTGCTGTgataaaaaatactgcaattatacggtgtcgctcaaatttgatcagaattggtatataccagtatgggtaccaaagatcaacaataaatgttgtttctatctgttcagtgcaggaaaattctacgttgatgttatgacaatgatttctgcacagtacaaccagaaaagcaacaagaaatatttaaaccagaaaaacaagaatgacaaaagtaaataaggtctgaaactttaggtactggaggtcaactttagcaacatgcatagcagaaacagctagcccctcttagtttgagcatagacagtcttccccccctatactgtctatggtttgagcaggtctgttaatatgtaacagttcataaacaatgacaggaaatgactcaaggtcagtggagtagcctgtttcagtcactggcatgccaccactcctgcatatttgcaggatttccctttttcttacctcatttgcacatttttgacactgacgtgttcatttgaacaacgtcacatctcaacccctgcatctacctgtacaccaaatactgagatggtagctttggcggtatgggagcctttgtgtgtgacggacatacatccgcacatacatacccacatacagacatacagacaccaccgactcatcatataagctctttttggtatttatatacaaaccaaatatgagctaaaaataaaacGAATAAAGTGGCAGAATGGTGCACCTGGCGCAGTCCCTCCAGAAACAGATTCTAGTTGTGTGTGCCAGTATGTGTGCTGCTACCTGCTCAGGTGCATCCAGTACTACCCTAAGTACAGGTCTGTACATTATTTGCTGGAGGTACATCTGCTAACAATACATAGACCTGCACGTAGGGCAAACCCAGTCGAAACATGCAGCGCTAGGTAACCTAGGATTAGGTTGTTCAGAGTCTTGTACACCTTCACTCAGTTTATAAAACCTGAACATCTTGAAGTGATGAAACCATGGATAGAGTGACTGGACAAGAGGCCCTCCTATTCCTTAACAATGGGGCTGACAAGAAACTCTGAGAGTAAATGCACAAAATTGAAGGCTTAAAGTGGGGCTCAGGTAGTGATAAGTTGTACAGATTCACCTTAAGTATGCAACAGTTGTGCACATTTATGTCTGTGAACAAGGTAATGGCGACAGAATCTTGAAGTTTACGAACACACTTTGTCAACAAATgtcagaggggacgccattttggaAGTTGTCTCCTAGCGCGAATGGCTGCGATGAGAGATTGCATTAATGGAAATAGttgcatttcacagtgaatattgtgaagacTAGGAAGTCAAGATGAGTGCAAAAATTTTCCCAAAACGTATTTTTTCTTCCAAGAAACTGCTGacgaaatttttactttgaaacgtcTATGACTTTTGGCATCGGAAGGAATGGCCATGCGGGTAAATTGTACATTCTTCTACTGGTTCTGTGCTCTAAACAGACTCAGCTATGCAGCGCAAATTAGCGCCCACGGTTTTCCCAATGCAGGAAGTAAGGTTTGCAATAGTGCCGTCTTGATCAACATGTTTTTCACCCGTGTGCGCCTGTCATtgaccagaaacaatggcttgtagccatgtagccctgcgtacaggtctgtgtgctcccggcgttatatggcctccaccacagccctgcaacggtccatagagataactggtgagattcaaaatggcgatctccatgggtaaacaacttgtcgagtatgttatgtttcagaaaacgagcggttttggacgttggGAGAAGTTAATtgcatcttttctggggtcggttaggaggtaaggtaggcagggaaaggattttgccccaatagagcagaatttcggccaaaaagacagTCTTTTCGTTGCAGTCCGGATCTGGACCGCATTGTCGCAGTCATCTCCATTTGTCTCCATAGAAAGTTGCAGTGctgtggaggccgtataacgccgggaacacacagacctgtacgcagggctagtagcCATGGTACTGGaaacacaaaggtcagcgtgaggacaatcttctattttctttcactggACTTATCTACCTATATATTCTCAGGTAAATGATTTGAAACTATAAATGCACCTTTCACTATGGACTCATTATTTTACAGTTAAACATCTTTTAGCCATTTTAACCATATTGGTTAAAATGGTAACGTTACTAATTCTGGGAATTATCGCCCTATTGCTATTGCCACTGCCATTTCTAAAATGTATGAATTATTCATTCTTGATAAGTGTGATAGTCTGCTGTACACAAATGATCATCAATTTAGTTTCAAGTCACTCAACTGATATGTGTGTATTTTTAGTAAaagaaataattgatttttataAGCGTCATAATACccctgttttcctttgttttcttgatgcGACAAAACCTTCGTTAAAGTGAACCATTGGACATTATTTCGCAAATTGATTGATAGAGGTATTCCGAATTTTATAGTTCGTATGTTGGTTTATTAGTATAGGCATCAAGAATTTGCTGTAAGATGGGGTTCTGTTTAtctaaacattttaaaacatgtaatggTGTGAGACAAGGAGTATACTTTCTCCACGTCTTTTTTCAGTCTTTGTTGATAAACTTAGTCATTTACTTGTAAAGAAAAATATCGGCTGCTTCCTCGGTGGAAAGTGCATGAATCACctgttatatgctgatgatataGTACTGATTTGTCCTAGTGTAAAGGGTATCAACAACCTCTTGAATATTTGTACTCAATATGCTAATGACCATGATATTGTCTTTAATGCTTTGAAATCTAAGTGTCTTGCCATTTTGCCTAATAtgcttaatatttgtaagattcCGCATGTGTACTTGTATGACAAAGAGCTTTCTTTTGTAGATAAGCATTCTTATCTTGGTGTCATTTTCAACTGCAAtggcgatgataatgatgatattaagCGTCAAATGAGGTTGTTTATGCCAGAGCTAACATGTTAATCCGTGAGTTTTGGAACTGTTTGTACTCTGTCACAATAAGACTTTTtataacatattgtacttcTATGTACTGCTCACATCTTTGGAGTAAGTTCACAAATCAGTGTATCAATAATGTTCGCGTTGCTTATAACAACGGCTTTAGAATCTTGTTTGGTATTGACAGAAGATTAAGTATCTTGAACACTTTTGTTCAgagcaacattttgactttcGAAAGTAAACAGCGCACTTTACGCTCAAAATTTCATATGAGGCTGATGAATAGTGAAAATTCTCTTATTAGTGCTGCtatcaatacatatattatgtgtggTAGCCTGTTCTGGAAAAGACTGTTTTCCGACTGCTTTTAAACTTCAAGTTTTCTCTGTCTgacagttttaattttcatcttgatttagtgtttttaatttttttttatagtttatcagtcccccttttttctgtatgtttttttggtgtATGAATTGgttctcgaaataaataaataaataaataaaaaaataaaattattcctcaatacaatattctcagggaaagaatttggaaactttgattttccagaggCTGCCAAATTGTGATTATACTAATTACCCAAATCATTTTCCAGATTTGGACTTTAtaccaacactttcaacaggtgccattgagattttggcaaaagattTCAGTGTTAaaatcgtccggtcaccctaccATTAGTACCATGGATGTACTACatcggggtccagacacttcgcaccaaaaccagttcgccccacacaacttcgtcccaaaaccatttcgtaccaaaaccacctcgtcccaagtactacttcgcccaaccccacttcgccccaagtaccacatcgtactaaaaccacttcgcccaaagtatagtaccgtcaactcgtcctgaaacaacgatgttacgacgtatcataaggttgtttttacctacaacttggaagcattaatgtgttaggacattttggctaccacgaaccatttattgttgcatgaaaccataaacgatagaataagaaaaaagaaacacgcaaatgctacaactcaggtgccttgcgcggaattgcacgatgtcaatttcgcgaaatgtgtacactttcaagatttcagtcccaggatgacagaaaggtggttattttcagctttaccagttagcgataagtttcgggcaaagtggtttggggacatgacttttgggcgaagtggttttggtacgaggttgttttggtgcgaagtggtattggtgcgaaatggtatgggacgagatggtatggtgcgaagtggttttggtgcgaagtgtctagGAACCACTACATCCACCATGATGAAACCTAATGTAATTGTAATGTCCACAGCTTTTCTTTATCTCCGCGTAAATAAGAAGTTATCAAATAGGTACCTTATCAGAAAAATTGCCTGGTTTGTCAAAATCGATGATTTCACTTAAATCAGGTGGTGGATTTCGTCGTTTGTACCTCTTATATTCAATTTTGAACGGATCCATGACTTCGCCTTGCATGtccatgggcgccgccattttgattGCGAAAGAATACGAGAAACTGCGAATACATTCGGCAATTTTCGTTTGTATCTCCATCATAAGGTTTGACCCAGTATCAAGACGAATGGTTCAGTGACCAATTGTTTTTTGCTCAAATAAGGTATTTTTTCGATTTATTTTACGGGACTTTGAGTTTTATCCTGAAAAAAGTGCAAGTTAATATAACCATAGTCTTCGGATTTATTCGGACACTTCCGACGGAGAGTCAAATTTGCAAGGACAGACGACGCGCACGGAAACATGGCTGGCAGACAAGCGCTCTCGGTGTACGTTAGTCGAATTCCATGGACCATTTCTCAAAGTAAGAGTTGTTTTCCATACGATCCTTCAAAACAATGAAGCACCAAGTCAACatagaaaaaaaaggaaaagtaaCCGTCTGTACGATGCATGAACGATAAACAGAGACCGGTGTTCTCAGGCGCTAGGCCtcaccacagtcacctgtggtccaTTCCGCTCTGTGTCtgtgcgccccatagacgtgtttACATATGCCTTAGAAGAAGAGCtgggcatatgtacacacgtctatggggcgcatagacacAGAGCGCAAtcgaccacaggtgactgtggtctCACTCAGTATGAGCAGTGGCAGTGAACCCTCAACCTCTCTGAATGATTGCTGTGAACTGTTGCATAGACAGGTTCCACTACCTCGTGTATGACCAAAGTATAGCACCAGTATAGTTGATTTCAGCTATATACCATAGGACCATAGGATGTGGAACAGTTTCTGTCAttcagttttacagaaatgttacCATGTGTCTATGGCTTGCCTTCTTCACCAAGAGGATACATACATAATGTATCAGTTTACAGcatatttattgattttatcAAATGTTGATCATCCTTCTGGATCATTTTGCCAGTTTAGCTGACAACCCGTGCAATCAAATTAAATCTACCACAATTATCTACAATTTCTCAGTTGTGAATGGGCAACATTACAGTTACTCACTCACTGGCTGCTCTTTTATAGGTAGGGTcaacctagccctgcgtacgatgctgtgtgttccgctacagctaatcgccccgctcactacagccctgcaaagacccgtacgtagggtcggtgacttcaaatccattttgggacttgacgtaaaaagccaaattactgccgaaattcagcgttctccggcccaagtcgtatccctgcctacctcagctactcgatcgcttccaaaatgcgtatgatgctgtgtgttccgctacagctaaggcgattagctgtagcggaacacacagcatcgtacgcagggctggatcgcttccaaaaatgccagtcttttattcacttctcgtaaataaccgtcgatgtcggcaactctctcgctagccctgcgtacgatgctgtgtgttggccgctaTGTCAGctacaacacacagcatcgtacgcagggctagcgagagagttgccgacatcgacggttatttacgagaagtgaataaaagactggcatttttggaagcgatcgagtagctgaggtaggcagggatacgacttgggcccaagaacgctgaatttcagcagtaatttggctttttacgtcaagtcccaaaatggatttgaagtcaccgaccctacgtacgggtctttgcagggctgtggtgagcggggcgattagctgtagcggaacacacagcattgtatGCAGGGCTAGGGTCAACCAAGGGTCATACCTGCCACAGTAATTTTTCGAGACATCTTCATACTAAATTGGCAGTTTACTATTAGTACTACACCAATCTGTGTCATTAATTCAACTTCTAAATAAGAATATACAGGAAATTTTGTAAGTTATCCGACACAGATTTTCATCCTATGATATGCCGTAAAATAAACATGCGTACGGAAGAAGGGTAAGGTGGTTCGGAACTATTTTGTCtatgaccaaaaaaggcaattCCCTAGGTGTCCAATCTGTCGGACACGACAAAAACGGTCCTTCTCAGGACCACATGCCAACAGTCCTATTCACGACCACAACattgtccaaaaagagaaaacaGTATTGTTCGTTCATTCACTGGatgcatgtatgtttgtgtattgTGTGGGTAATCTTTACCTAATTTCCCTGACACGACCATATGTTATATTTGCTTCAACCAACTAGGGTAAACATCGCTTGGaccttatgaaaatttgaataatcatgatttgtaattttgtgacatttacaAATGGGGTCAAATGATCGTTCAGGGCACATACTTTTGAAATATATGCATTCTCTGACAATAAACATGACATTTCTTCAGGTTTTTCGACTGAAATGTAtttgctatatattcacagacatcatatacAAGATTCAATGACGGGATTCTTGGACTGAACACAACACGTCAGACCAGTGGCGTAACTTTTTTACATATTCACAGACATAATAATTGGGCTTATGTAGTGGGAGATTCCCGTTAAACCAAAGAAAGTGATGTGATGGTTTTTGACAACCATTTTAGGATTTGGACAGTTTCATGAAGTCTGAAATATGAATTCTTCTTCTATTGCAGGAGAACTAAAAGAATACTTTAGTCAGTTTGGAACTGTGAGGAGAGCAATTGTTCCAGTGGTAAGAATCCCAATAGAGTGACTGCAGTCTGATGACAAGCTACAAACATAATAAAATCCACACTTAAGGGTGATTTGTAAAATACATTGCAATCAAATGTAACTTATATTTTCACTGGCATGTGCTCATCATTTTGAGCTCATAttcggatatatatatatatatatatatatatatatatatatatatatatatatatatatatatatatatatatatatatatatataccaaagagagctttaATTGGTTAGTCGATGGTGTCTGTACGTACGTATTTATGCCTGTATGcatgtccatccacatcaaatcTACCATCTTTCACACTAGAAAAGATATTGCTGATTGTATCATGCATTTCTTTGATGATGATTCATCCATCTTGAAATACCCAAGTGTTTATATTTACAAGCTGATAAGAAACCAAGTGAAGTTTTGGTCTTCATAGTTTGCTGTCATCATCATAATAGAATATAAAGTGAAGATTTTTTACCTGGTTATGTTTTCCTCAATCTGAAGAAGAAGATCCAATAATATGCACCATGACTTACTAAAGTTTGTTTTATAATTCCAGGACAAGGAAACAGGCTtcttcaagagatttgcatTCATAGATTTTTCCAACAAAGAGGGGTTTCAAAACACAATACAGAGGTCAGCCCACGTAATAGAGGGAACAAGGGTAAGAGTGTCCTGTTCTTTGATTGCATATACTGGTACTGTTCAGATAGAACTAACACCTGATCTATATCATCAAACGGCACACACCAGTGACTTGTAGAATGTTCCAATGTGCTTAGCTTCCCTTGCAGGTGTGAAGTTGGACTAGTAAAGCTTCTCTATTGATATTTCTCCAGTTACAGGTTTCTTGGTGGATGTACAATAGTTTCTCCTACTCCTTGTATTAAGCAGCAATATTATTGTAGAGCAATTGACACAGCATAACTTCTGATGTGTAGAATTATCCAAAAAACCCAGtcaataaaaaacattttagAAAGTAAAAGTGACTTTCCATGACAATGAAACTGTAAAGCTGAAGGTTTGGAGGAAAAGTGGGTTCATTCCTCACATGAATGGTTAAGTTGTGGAATAAAGACAGCAAAGTAACTCTTGGTCTGTATTTAAATGTAACTCATGCTTGAGAAATAGTCATCATCTTTGCAAGTTCTATTTATTACCATCAACACGTATCCACATGCCATATAGCTGGGTGATTGATAAACTTGGTTATTTCCTTTTGTCACAAATAAACAATGGACTCCTTTTATCAACCCTCTATTAACTTAGGGCATTTTTGTGTGGTTACATCGAATGCCTTTACCAAATTGGCTGTAGGTTGCACTCTTTAAAATCAAAGGTATTAGAACCATGGAATTTTCCCTGTCAGCTGATACTCCATTACTGTTGAaaacaagtctttgaaattgtatCCAGAAAGTGAAAAGTTGGTTTTTGCACAAAGCATCAGACATAGTCATGTACTTTCATTATTATGACTGTCAAGAGCAAACTAAACAAGTACGAAAGTTGCAATTTTCTGGTCACTTTTTAGGAGTGGGTTTTGCGGTGTCCAAGGAAACTAGATCATCTAACTTAATCTGAATCCAAGCATTATTAATTAAACAGAGTTGGTGTTTGAAGACTAATTGTTTCGCTATGCCTCACATTCTATGCCTTTTCTCTTAACGACACAGATACAGGTAAAACCAAGCCAAGCCAGTGGTGTCCTCATGGGAACAGCCAGCAACAGGGTCCAACAACTTGGCAAAGTCACTGTAGATGATATATTAGATGTAAACACCGACACATCACCATCATGATTTTCAGTATGCTGATTGTTAAATGAGTATTTAACAAATTTCATTCATAGAATGTCATATTTGTGTGTGGAAgttttatttgtaaacagtgatcAGTATTTTAGGAAATAATGTTACCTTGgttgcaataaaaatattccTAGACTTATTCATGTTTGTAAAGATGTTAAGTTTTATTCTTTGGATGGCTACCTAGACATCTTACACTGTCTTGGTTATAAAACTATATTCAGGTGA includes the following:
- the LOC139150154 gene encoding nucleic acid dioxygenase ALKBH1-like codes for the protein MAAPMDMQGEVMDPFKIEYKRYKRRNPPPDLSEIIDFDKPGNFSDKIEAYNLDSTCCQDELVLNKFGLKPVKEWKVYRLKESPGFIFIVNPFIPGYQRYWVKRSLKDFPEKPNMRNLDLYMEVAESDNIWESRIHKRDPSLYSTDPPENTDFLSKLRWVTLGYHYNWGKKEYYGKEIWSSLPSDIGALTKCLASVLGFRQYHAQAGIVNYYNMSSTLGGHVDEAEFDMSAPLLSFSFGQTAIYLQGGKTRDVKPDAVFLKSGDVMIMSGETRWCYHSVPRILPPAKGKPVPECFKFTEEASGKYECDQRTGETTVEERPPEHHCVENESTQMNTSSANIDPKHSSSTHTQVGDSNLQFQNKTSHRTSTQSDDQSQTTTNSQCYDLDSVFKQFDEDMKYLKDEDNWKPFADYLHETRINFNVRQVMKPGQSFPEEIAKPGT
- the LOC139150155 gene encoding SRA stem-loop-interacting RNA-binding protein, mitochondrial-like, yielding MAGRQALSVYVSRIPWTISQRELKEYFSQFGTVRRAIVPVDKETGFFKRFAFIDFSNKEGFQNTIQRSAHVIEGTRIQVKPSQASGVLMGTASNRVQQLGKVTVDDILDVNTDTSPS